A window from Sus scrofa isolate TJ Tabasco breed Duroc chromosome 2, Sscrofa11.1, whole genome shotgun sequence encodes these proteins:
- the HRH2 gene encoding histamine H2 receptor isoform X2 — MASNSTASSSCLDPLAFKVTVSLILILLIFITIAGNVVVCLAVGLNRRLRSLTNCFIVSLAVTDLLLGLLVLPFSAFYQLSCRWSFGKVFCNIYTSLDVMLCTASILNLFMISLDRYCAVTDPLRYPVLITPARVAISLVLIWVISITLSFLSIHLEWNSSRMDPSGVNHTISKCKVQVNLVYGLVDGLVTFYLPLLVMCITYYRIFKIARDQAKRIHNISSWRAATIREHKATVTLAAVMGAFIICWFPYFSVFVYRGLKGDEAVDETVEAIVLWLGYANSALNPILYAALNRDFRTAYQQLFRCSPTSHNAHRTPLRSNSSQLMRNQSQETRWQEERPLRLQVWSGAEVAAAQEATDR, encoded by the coding sequence ATGGCATCCAACAGCACAGCCTCTTCCTCTTGTCTGGACCCTCTTGCATTCAAGGTCACTGTCAGCTTGATCCTCATCCTCCTTATCTTCATCACCATCGCTGGCAATGTGGTGGTCTGCCTGGCGGTGGGCTTGAACCGCCGGCTCCGCAGTCTGACCAACTGCTTCATCGTGTCCTTGGCTGTCACTGACCTGCTCCTCGGCCTCCTGGTGCTGCCCTTCTCGGCCTTCTACCAGCTGTCTTGCAGGTGGAGCTTCGGCAAGGTCTTCTGCAATATCTATACCAGCCTGGATGTCATGCTTTGCACGGCCTCCATCCTCAACCTCTTCATGATCAGCCTCGACCGGTACTGCGCGGTCACGGACCCGCTGCGCTACCCTGTGCTGATCACTCCTGCCCGGGTCGCCATCTCCCTGGTCTTAATTTGGGTCATTTCCATCACCCTGTCCTTCTTGTCTATCCACCTGGAATGGAACAGCAGCAGGATGGATCCCAGCGGGGTCAATCACACCATCTCCAAGTGCAAAGTTCAGGTCAACTTGGTGTACGGCCTGGTGGACGGGCTGGTCACCTTCTACCTGCCTCTGCTGGTCATGTGCATCACCTACTACCGCATCTTCAAGATTGCCCGGGATCAGGCCAAGAGGATCCATAACATCAGCTCCTGGCGGGCAGCCACCATCAGGGAGCACAAAGCCACAGTGACTCTGGCCGCTGTGATGGGGGCCTTCATCATCTGCTGGTTCCCCTACTTCTCTGTGTTTGTTTACCGTGGGCTGAAAGGGGATGAAGCTGTCGACGAGACTGTCGAAGCCATCGTTCTATGGCTGGGCTATGCCAACTCGGCACTGAACCCCATCCTGTACGCCGCTCTCAACAGAGACTTCCGCACGGCGTACCAGCAGCTCTTCCGCTGCAGCCCCACCAGCCACAATGCCCACAGAACTCCTCTGAGGTCCAACAGCTCTCAGCTGATGAGGAATCAAAGCCAAGAAACCAGGTGGCAGGAAGAGAGGCCCCTGAGGCTCCAGGTGTGGAGTGGCGCCGAGGTCGCCGCCGCCCAGGAAGCCACAGACAGGTAA
- the HRH2 gene encoding histamine H2 receptor isoform X1, giving the protein MASNSTASSSCLDPLAFKVTVSLILILLIFITIAGNVVVCLAVGLNRRLRSLTNCFIVSLAVTDLLLGLLVLPFSAFYQLSCRWSFGKVFCNIYTSLDVMLCTASILNLFMISLDRYCAVTDPLRYPVLITPARVAISLVLIWVISITLSFLSIHLEWNSSRMDPSGVNHTISKCKVQVNLVYGLVDGLVTFYLPLLVMCITYYRIFKIARDQAKRIHNISSWRAATIREHKATVTLAAVMGAFIICWFPYFSVFVYRGLKGDEAVDETVEAIVLWLGYANSALNPILYAALNRDFRTAYQQLFRCSPTSHNAHRTPLRSNSSQLMRNQSQETRWQEERPLRLQVWSGAEVAAAQEATDRKPALSCTVCSNNLLSCCKSLWALRFLQRHVGGPSEEQPGEPLAEEPPKTPPQEAVRTLPSEAV; this is encoded by the exons ATGGCATCCAACAGCACAGCCTCTTCCTCTTGTCTGGACCCTCTTGCATTCAAGGTCACTGTCAGCTTGATCCTCATCCTCCTTATCTTCATCACCATCGCTGGCAATGTGGTGGTCTGCCTGGCGGTGGGCTTGAACCGCCGGCTCCGCAGTCTGACCAACTGCTTCATCGTGTCCTTGGCTGTCACTGACCTGCTCCTCGGCCTCCTGGTGCTGCCCTTCTCGGCCTTCTACCAGCTGTCTTGCAGGTGGAGCTTCGGCAAGGTCTTCTGCAATATCTATACCAGCCTGGATGTCATGCTTTGCACGGCCTCCATCCTCAACCTCTTCATGATCAGCCTCGACCGGTACTGCGCGGTCACGGACCCGCTGCGCTACCCTGTGCTGATCACTCCTGCCCGGGTCGCCATCTCCCTGGTCTTAATTTGGGTCATTTCCATCACCCTGTCCTTCTTGTCTATCCACCTGGAATGGAACAGCAGCAGGATGGATCCCAGCGGGGTCAATCACACCATCTCCAAGTGCAAAGTTCAGGTCAACTTGGTGTACGGCCTGGTGGACGGGCTGGTCACCTTCTACCTGCCTCTGCTGGTCATGTGCATCACCTACTACCGCATCTTCAAGATTGCCCGGGATCAGGCCAAGAGGATCCATAACATCAGCTCCTGGCGGGCAGCCACCATCAGGGAGCACAAAGCCACAGTGACTCTGGCCGCTGTGATGGGGGCCTTCATCATCTGCTGGTTCCCCTACTTCTCTGTGTTTGTTTACCGTGGGCTGAAAGGGGATGAAGCTGTCGACGAGACTGTCGAAGCCATCGTTCTATGGCTGGGCTATGCCAACTCGGCACTGAACCCCATCCTGTACGCCGCTCTCAACAGAGACTTCCGCACGGCGTACCAGCAGCTCTTCCGCTGCAGCCCCACCAGCCACAATGCCCACAGAACTCCTCTGAGGTCCAACAGCTCTCAGCTGATGAGGAATCAAAGCCAAGAAACCAGGTGGCAGGAAGAGAGGCCCCTGAGGCTCCAGGTGTGGAGTGGCGCCGAGGTCGCCGCCGCCCAGGAAGCCACAGACAG GAAGCCAGCACTGTCCTGCACCGTGTGCTCCAACAACCTTCTGAGCTGCTGCAAGAGCCTTTGGGCACTTAGGTTCCTCCAGAGACACGTGGGAGGCCCCTCCGAGGAACAGCCAGGGGAGCCGCTGGCCGAGGAGCCCCCAAAGACACCACCCCAGGAAGCGGTGAGGACGCTGCCCTCTGAGGCTGTCTAG